The following are encoded in a window of Methanobrevibacter sp. genomic DNA:
- a CDS encoding transposase → MGDFIRGLIVKLHVTPEQEVEFKKNYGCTRKTYNELLSKYKAEHGEDSTEIPTQKELNQFLKETKKELPYLNDTESTSLQQARDDLHKSFKNCHKSKRHNPPVYHSKKKTRPSFRQTVRKDKRPVENNTLTLRKHGKVTFSTSIEYLDLLNHPDTKFNSITVYYDGLNHYASFNIETNPPEHLELTEKYIGCDINSNKNGWLVTSEMQKEFFDVDHENQMIKHINKLMSRCRKGSRRWKKLQKRLLKWYNKRTNKLKDYIEKLTFQLVQEYDTIVFEKNYSTIKILIGGEQNMIFPLSRFIQRLKDKFLLYKPEADGVQFVKSHNTSRTCHHCGHIKKELKVKTRKWKCTNCGKTHDRDINAAINILNRWFNGDSLKKH, encoded by the coding sequence ATGGGTGATTTTATTCGAGGATTGATTGTTAAACTTCATGTAACTCCCGAACAAGAAGTAGAATTTAAAAAGAACTATGGTTGTACTCGTAAAACATATAATGAACTTTTAAGCAAATACAAAGCCGAACATGGTGAGGATTCTACTGAAATTCCAACTCAAAAAGAATTAAATCAATTCTTAAAAGAAACTAAAAAAGAATTACCCTACCTAAACGATACAGAGTCCACCAGTCTTCAGCAGGCACGTGATGATTTGCATAAATCTTTTAAAAATTGTCATAAAAGCAAAAGGCATAATCCTCCAGTTTATCATTCTAAAAAGAAAACACGACCTAGCTTCAGACAAACCGTGCGAAAAGATAAAAGACCAGTAGAAAACAACACACTAACATTAAGAAAACATGGAAAAGTAACATTCAGCACAAGCATAGAATATCTGGATTTACTAAACCACCCAGACACTAAATTCAACAGCATAACAGTATACTATGATGGATTAAATCACTATGCATCATTCAACATAGAAACAAATCCACCAGAACATCTAGAATTAACTGAAAAATACATTGGGTGTGATATTAATTCCAATAAAAATGGATGGTTAGTCACAAGCGAAATGCAGAAGGAATTTTTTGATGTTGATCATGAAAACCAAATGATCAAACACATCAACAAATTAATGTCACGATGCAGAAAAGGAAGCAGGCGATGGAAAAAACTACAAAAAAGACTACTAAAATGGTACAATAAAAGAACAAACAAACTAAAAGACTATATTGAAAAATTAACCTTTCAACTAGTTCAAGAATACGATACCATAGTCTTTGAAAAAAACTACTCAACTATCAAAATTTTAATTGGGGGAGAGCAGAATATGATATTTCCACTATCAAGATTCATACAAAGACTAAAAGACAAATTCCTACTCTACAAACCCGAAGCAGACGGTGTACAATTCGTAAAAAGCCATAACACAAGCAGGACATGTCACCACTGCGGACACATAAAAAAAGAGTTAAAAGTCAAAACACGCAAATGGAAATGCACAAACTGCGGAAAAACACATGATAGAGACATAAACGCCGCAATTAATATACTAAACCGCTGGTTCAACGGGGATAGCCTGAAAAAACATTAA
- a CDS encoding phage holin family protein, with protein sequence MEIIKEKQTPKKSLKRSLIVFIGNIIGIYLISILGLGVEISHSGDILLLVLFIGLVNAILWPILTRIAMPFLVLTFGVGTLILNGLLLQIFAPMFGIEIKGAALILAPLGMAAVTTILSSLITIEDDSSYYRAVLNDAEKKRKSDVKNYPGVIIVEIDGLAYEVLREAVDRGEMPTMKKMIESNDYNLRMWETDLSSQTGASQAGILHGNNEGIVAFRWIEKSNGNQMMQCSGITKVPELEQRISNGDGLLVDNGASRSNLFSGDTDNVIFTFSKIMDFGKLYNKAWYSVFSNPSNFARIVALFLADIVREIWSQFTHSVKNVRPRIRRGIMYIPTRAATNVFMREINTSTLIGDMMVGDVDVAYSTYLGYDEIAHHSGVRDSDAWIALREMDKQIKHLTDANKYSPRDYQFVIQSDHGQTNGATFTQRYGQTFEDFVKSLLPDDMTMFAKMTSNDDHFVGDYTPFSRKNKKIEKEKKEAQELSDSEVIVLASGNLAMIYLTQWSKRLTYEELNSYFPELIPGIVNNEYVGFILVKSQKHGDLAIGKNGTYYLDSDKIEGENPLEGFGDNIARHLKRTSSFEHTPDILVNSFYDEEADEVCAFEELVGSHGGAGGDQSKPFILYPSSWKVSDDDIIGAENIYKLIKENLAELKK encoded by the coding sequence ATGGAAATTATTAAGGAAAAACAAACCCCGAAAAAAAGCTTGAAAAGAAGCTTAATCGTATTTATCGGAAATATCATAGGAATATATTTGATAAGTATTTTAGGATTAGGAGTTGAAATCAGCCACTCTGGTGACATACTGCTATTAGTGCTGTTCATCGGTTTGGTTAATGCAATACTCTGGCCGATTTTAACAAGAATAGCCATGCCGTTTTTGGTTTTAACCTTCGGTGTAGGAACACTGATATTGAACGGACTCCTGCTTCAGATTTTCGCACCTATGTTTGGAATAGAAATTAAAGGCGCAGCACTTATTCTCGCCCCATTGGGAATGGCAGCCGTTACAACAATACTCTCCTCATTAATAACAATTGAGGATGACAGTTCATATTACAGGGCTGTTTTAAATGATGCGGAAAAGAAAAGAAAATCAGATGTAAAGAATTATCCGGGAGTGATAATTGTTGAAATTGACGGACTTGCTTATGAAGTTTTACGTGAAGCGGTCGACAGAGGCGAAATGCCTACCATGAAAAAAATGATTGAAAGCAACGATTACAATCTCAGAATGTGGGAAACTGATCTGTCTTCCCAGACCGGTGCAAGCCAGGCAGGAATTCTTCACGGAAACAATGAAGGCATTGTTGCATTCAGATGGATTGAAAAGAGCAACGGCAATCAGATGATGCAATGTTCCGGAATCACCAAAGTGCCTGAATTAGAACAGAGAATCTCTAATGGTGACGGATTGCTTGTGGACAACGGAGCAAGCAGATCAAATTTATTCTCAGGAGATACCGACAACGTCATATTTACATTCAGTAAGATAATGGACTTCGGTAAACTCTACAATAAGGCATGGTATTCAGTATTCTCCAATCCGAGCAACTTTGCACGTATTGTAGCTCTGTTTCTTGCAGATATAGTTCGTGAAATCTGGTCACAGTTCACACATTCCGTGAAAAATGTCAGGCCAAGAATAAGACGTGGAATAATGTACATTCCAACAAGAGCGGCTACAAATGTATTCATGAGAGAAATCAACACTTCCACCTTAATCGGAGACATGATGGTCGGTGATGTTGATGTTGCATACTCAACATATCTCGGTTATGATGAAATAGCTCACCACTCAGGAGTAAGGGACAGTGACGCATGGATTGCATTAAGGGAAATGGACAAACAGATTAAGCATTTAACCGATGCGAATAAGTACAGTCCTAGGGATTATCAGTTCGTGATTCAGTCAGACCACGGTCAGACAAACGGTGCTACATTTACCCAGAGATACGGCCAGACCTTTGAGGACTTTGTAAAATCACTTCTTCCGGATGACATGACCATGTTTGCAAAAATGACATCAAATGATGATCACTTTGTAGGTGACTACACTCCATTTTCTAGAAAAAACAAGAAAATAGAAAAAGAGAAAAAAGAAGCACAGGAATTAAGTGACTCCGAAGTCATTGTACTGGCTTCAGGTAACCTTGCTATGATTTATCTGACACAATGGAGCAAAAGGTTAACATATGAGGAACTTAACAGCTATTTCCCTGAGCTCATACCGGGCATTGTAAACAACGAGTATGTCGGTTTTATCTTAGTAAAATCCCAGAAACACGGAGACCTTGCCATTGGTAAAAACGGAACATACTACCTTGACAGCGATAAAATTGAAGGTGAAAACCCTCTTGAAGGATTTGGAGACAATATCGCAAGACATCTGAAAAGAACAAGTTCATTCGAACATACTCCTGATATCCTTGTAAACAGTTTCTATGATGAGGAAGCTGATGAGGTATGTGCTTTTGAAGAACTGGTCGGAAGCCATGGAGGAGCAGGTGGAGATCAATCCAAACCATTCATATTGTACCCTTCAAGCTGGAAGGTCAGCGATGATGATATCATCGGTGCAGAAAACATCTATAAGCTGATTAAAGAGAATTTAGCTGAATTAAAAAAATAA
- a CDS encoding DUF4013 domain-containing protein, giving the protein MDIIEIIKDAFVFPSKDVKILLIYVILSILAAFFATMGSAVYVFGFLIPECFMWGGMAVVLAMLIGWVMSGYSISVIKSGIEQNDEVPAFDWWENFITGFYSFATTIVYYLIPAIIVAIVGLMTNIYGNIWAVIDEIVKQILSVASGYSSSFAYDLIAQALSQLIVSLAITMTVAIIVFIIFSFLETMAQARLANTGSLGEALNIYESAKDIRRIGIGKVIALILLVIIVVGVINVILSAIFSYVPILSILSVIITPYLVLFGQRAIGLLYSDIA; this is encoded by the coding sequence ATGGATATAATAGAAATAATTAAGGATGCATTTGTATTTCCATCCAAAGATGTGAAAATATTGTTAATATATGTTATCCTTTCAATATTGGCAGCATTTTTTGCCACAATGGGATCAGCAGTATATGTATTTGGATTTTTAATCCCTGAATGTTTCATGTGGGGTGGAATGGCAGTTGTACTTGCAATGTTAATCGGATGGGTAATGTCCGGTTATTCAATCAGTGTTATTAAATCAGGTATTGAACAAAATGATGAAGTTCCTGCATTTGACTGGTGGGAAAATTTCATCACAGGATTTTACAGTTTCGCCACTACAATCGTTTACTATTTAATTCCAGCTATAATTGTTGCAATTGTAGGATTGATGACAAATATCTACGGCAATATCTGGGCGGTTATTGATGAAATTGTTAAACAGATTTTAAGTGTTGCATCAGGATATTCTTCAAGTTTTGCATATGACTTAATAGCTCAGGCATTATCCCAATTAATAGTTTCTTTAGCTATCACTATGACAGTTGCCATAATAGTATTTATAATCTTTTCATTCCTTGAAACCATGGCACAGGCAAGATTAGCAAATACCGGCAGTTTAGGTGAAGCTTTAAACATCTATGAATCTGCAAAAGACATAAGAAGAATTGGTATAGGTAAAGTAATAGCATTAATACTATTGGTTATAATCGTTGTTGGTGTTATTAATGTAATTTTATCAGCTATATTTAGCTATGTACCGATTTTATCAATTCTTTCAGTTATAATAACTCCGTACCTTGTATTATTTGGTCAAAGAGCTATCGGATTATTATATTCTGATATAGCTTAA
- a CDS encoding transposase: MDEYIRGVVVKLHVTPEQEVMFKQNYGCTRKTHNELLNKYKAKYGDCNKIPTKNELNQFLNESKKELPYLKETESTSLQQARDDLHKAFKNSFKSKRHNPPKFHSKKKTRPSFRQTIRKDKRPVEKNTLTLRKHGKVTFSTSVEYLDLLNSPDTKFNNITVYYDGLNHYASFNIETDAPEQLPLTGEHIGCDINSNKNGWLVTSEGQKEFFDVDHDNQMIKHINRLMSKCRNMSRRWKKLEKRLQKWYNKRTNQLNDYIEKLTYNLVKKYDTIVFEENYSTIKILIGGEENMIFPLSRFIKRLKDKFQLYKPGADGVQFVKPHNTSRTCHHCGHINKELKVKKRNWKCPKCGKILDRDTNAAINILNRWFNGDGLIKYLN; this comes from the coding sequence ATGGATGAGTATATTCGAGGTGTGGTTGTTAAGCTTCATGTAACTCCCGAACAAGAAGTCATGTTTAAACAAAACTATGGTTGTACTCGTAAAACCCATAATGAACTTTTAAATAAATATAAAGCCAAATATGGTGATTGTAATAAAATTCCAACTAAAAATGAGTTAAATCAATTTTTAAACGAATCTAAAAAAGAGTTACCATACCTGAAGGAAACAGAGTCCACCAGTCTTCAACAGGCACGTGATGATTTGCATAAAGCGTTTAAAAACAGTTTTAAAAGCAAAAGGCATAATCCTCCAAAATTTCACTCTAAAAAGAAAACACGACCTAGCTTCAGACAAACTATCCGTAAAGACAAAAGACCAGTAGAAAAAAACACACTAACTTTAAGAAAACACGGAAAAGTAACCTTCAGCACAAGCGTAGAATACCTGGATTTATTAAACAGTCCAGACACTAAATTCAACAACATCACAGTATATTATGATGGATTGAACCACTATGCATCATTCAACATTGAAACTGATGCACCAGAACAACTACCATTAACCGGAGAGCACATTGGATGTGATATCAATTCCAACAAAAACGGATGGCTAGTCACAAGCGAAGGACAAAAGGAATTCTTTGATGTTGACCATGATAACCAAATGATCAAGCACATCAACAGATTAATGTCCAAATGCAGAAACATGAGCAGGCGATGGAAAAAACTAGAAAAAAGACTACAAAAATGGTACAACAAAAGAACAAACCAATTAAATGACTACATTGAAAAATTAACCTACAATCTAGTCAAAAAATATGATACAATAGTCTTTGAAGAAAACTACTCTACTATCAAGATTTTAATTGGAGGGGAGGAAAACATGATATTTCCTCTATCGCGATTCATAAAAAGATTAAAAGACAAATTCCAACTCTACAAACCCGGAGCAGACGGTGTACAATTCGTAAAACCACACAACACAAGCAGAACATGCCACCACTGCGGACACATAAACAAAGAGTTAAAAGTCAAAAAACGCAACTGGAAATGTCCAAAATGCGGAAAAATACTTGATAGGGACACAAACGCAGCAATTAATATTCTAAACCGCTGGTTCAACGGGGATGGCCTGATAAAATACTTAAATTAA
- a CDS encoding glycosyltransferase 4 family protein: protein MMILPQLPLYVIAIICGLLSFSMTRLFMPKIIQKMEDADIVGKDIHKSWKPVVAEMGGFGIIFGFVIGMFSGIYMHDILAFPLVIVLVVILLVGMIGILDDLLALSSKSKFFLLFIAGLPLMWAAPPNVGILYLITIPIALSIGSNLTNMLAGLNGIESGLGVISMASLTIACIILGKYDVTIISMSMLGALLAFLYFNRYPAKIFPGDTGTLIIGAAIVCIAFIGRVKLIAIIVLMPNIIDAALKFYSAGVMNRSQQKPTQINDEGKLVRPDVGFKSLIRLILRKPIAEKNAVKIIWAIGIVFGILGIIVALTMPGMLENKTLINFLQIKEMFYHIG from the coding sequence ATGATGATTTTACCACAACTTCCTTTATATGTAATAGCAATAATCTGTGGATTACTGTCTTTTTCAATGACCAGATTATTCATGCCGAAAATTATTCAGAAGATGGAGGATGCTGATATTGTTGGAAAAGATATCCATAAATCCTGGAAACCTGTTGTTGCTGAAATGGGTGGATTCGGTATCATATTCGGATTTGTCATTGGAATGTTTTCCGGAATTTACATGCACGACATTCTGGCATTTCCGCTGGTCATAGTGCTTGTTGTAATACTTCTTGTTGGAATGATAGGTATTCTGGATGACTTGCTTGCGCTTTCATCAAAGTCCAAGTTCTTTTTGCTTTTCATTGCAGGTCTGCCACTTATGTGGGCGGCACCACCTAATGTGGGTATATTATATCTCATTACAATACCTATTGCACTGTCAATCGGATCCAACCTGACCAACATGCTTGCAGGTTTGAACGGAATCGAATCAGGTCTGGGTGTTATTTCAATGGCATCACTGACAATAGCATGTATCATTTTGGGAAAATACGATGTTACAATCATATCCATGAGTATGCTCGGAGCGCTCCTTGCATTCCTGTACTTCAACAGATATCCTGCTAAAATATTTCCGGGGGATACCGGTACACTTATTATCGGAGCGGCAATTGTATGTATTGCATTTATCGGAAGGGTAAAATTAATAGCTATTATTGTACTGATGCCTAATATCATCGATGCGGCACTGAAATTCTATTCCGCAGGTGTCATGAACCGTTCCCAGCAAAAGCCTACCCAAATTAATGATGAAGGTAAACTGGTAAGGCCTGATGTGGGATTCAAATCATTAATAAGGCTGATTTTAAGAAAACCAATTGCCGAAAAGAATGCGGTAAAAATAATCTGGGCAATAGGTATAGTATTTGGAATACTGGGTATTATCGTAGCTTTGACAATGCCTGGAATGCTTGAAAACAAGACACTGATCAATTTCTTACAGATTAAGGAAATGTTCTATCATATAGGATGA
- a CDS encoding 2,5-diamino-6-(ribosylamino)-4(3H)-pyrimidinone 5'-phosphate reductase, whose product MRPYVILNAAMTLDGKIATATGSSNISGEEDLKRVHEIRKDCDAIMVGIGTVLADDPRLTVHKINANPEDNPVRVVVDSKCRTPANARITNSDAKTIIACANEYKDELIKTDKYETFKQRGVKFLWSGDERVDLTSLMSYLHEEGIEKLMLEGGSTLNFSMIKSGLIDEINICIAPMVVGGANAKTFFDGEGFDTMDESVKLELVDSFTLGKDLILKYKVL is encoded by the coding sequence ATGAGGCCATATGTAATATTGAATGCGGCAATGACACTGGACGGTAAAATCGCAACAGCCACCGGAAGCTCAAATATTTCCGGTGAGGAAGACCTTAAAAGGGTTCATGAAATCAGAAAGGACTGCGATGCCATAATGGTTGGAATAGGCACTGTTCTAGCTGATGACCCAAGGCTTACAGTTCACAAAATCAATGCCAATCCTGAAGACAATCCTGTCCGTGTAGTAGTGGACAGCAAATGCAGGACTCCCGCAAATGCAAGAATAACAAACAGCGATGCAAAAACCATCATAGCATGTGCCAATGAATACAAGGATGAACTGATAAAAACAGATAAGTATGAAACCTTTAAACAACGTGGCGTTAAATTCTTATGGAGCGGTGATGAAAGGGTGGATTTGACATCCCTAATGAGTTATCTGCATGAGGAAGGAATTGAAAAGCTAATGCTTGAGGGAGGATCAACTTTAAACTTTTCCATGATTAAATCAGGTCTAATTGATGAGATAAATATATGTATTGCTCCGATGGTTGTCGGAGGGGCAAACGCCAAGACATTCTTTGACGGTGAAGGCTTTGATACAATGGATGAATCAGTTAAACTGGAGCTGGTTGATTCATTTACATTAGGAAAAGATCTGATTTTAAAATATAAAGTTTTATAA